The proteins below come from a single Vibrio natriegens NBRC 15636 = ATCC 14048 = DSM 759 genomic window:
- the rplM gene encoding 50S ribosomal protein L13, which yields MKTFVAKPETVKRDWYVVDAEGKTLGRLASEIASRLRGKHKAEYTPHVDAGDYIIVINAEKVAVTGNKAKDKVYYRHSEFPGGLKSITFEKLIDRKPEMVLELAVKGMLPRGPLGRAMYRKLKVYAGAEHNHVAQQPQVLDI from the coding sequence ATGAAAACTTTCGTTGCTAAACCAGAAACTGTAAAACGCGACTGGTACGTTGTAGACGCTGAAGGTAAAACTCTTGGCCGTCTAGCAAGTGAAATTGCATCTCGCCTACGTGGCAAACATAAAGCTGAATACACTCCTCACGTTGACGCTGGTGACTACATCATCGTTATCAACGCTGAGAAAGTTGCTGTAACTGGTAACAAAGCTAAAGACAAAGTGTACTACCGTCACTCTGAGTTCCCAGGTGGTCTAAAATCTATCACTTTTGAAAAGTTGATCGATCGTAAACCTGAGATGGTTCTTGAGCTTGCAGTTAAAGGCATGCTTCCACGTGGTCCTCTAGGCCGTGCTATGTACCGTAAGCTTAAAGTTTACGCAGGCGCTGAGCACAACCATGTTGCTCAACAACCACAAGTACTAGACATCTAA
- the rpsI gene encoding 30S ribosomal protein S9, with the protein MAENQYYGTGRRKSSAARVFIKPGSGNIVVNKRNLDEYFGRPTARMVVQQPLELVELTDKLDLYVTVKGGGISGQAGAIRHGITRALMEYDESLRPALRAAGYVTRDARCVERKKVGLRKARRRPQFSKR; encoded by the coding sequence ATGGCAGAGAATCAATACTACGGCACTGGCCGTCGCAAAAGCTCAGCTGCGCGTGTTTTCATCAAACCAGGCAGCGGCAACATTGTAGTAAACAAGCGTAACCTTGACGAATACTTCGGTCGTCCAACAGCACGCATGGTTGTACAACAACCTCTAGAGCTAGTTGAACTAACTGACAAGCTAGACCTTTACGTAACAGTTAAAGGCGGCGGTATTTCTGGTCAAGCTGGTGCTATCCGTCACGGTATCACTCGCGCGCTTATGGAATACGATGAGTCTCTACGTCCTGCTCTACGTGCAGCTGGTTACGTTACTCGTGACGCTCGTTGCGTTGAACGTAAGAAAGTTGGTCTACGTAAAGCACGTCGTCGTCCACAGTTCTCTAAGCGTTAA
- the petA gene encoding ubiquinol-cytochrome c reductase iron-sulfur subunit: MSNAPLNNGRRRFLTATTAVVGGLGAAAVAVPFIKSWNPSAKAKAAGAPVEVDISKIEPGQLVRVEWQGKPVWIVRRTQQVIDNLKTIDDKLRDPKSEMEQQPAYAQNEYRSIKPEFFVAVGFCTHLGCSPSYLPDSFSEQVQGVKSGFFCPCHGSKFDMAGRVFQGVPAPLNLVIPKHMYLSDTKLIVGVDEGDA, encoded by the coding sequence ATGAGCAACGCGCCTTTAAATAACGGTCGCAGGCGTTTTCTAACCGCTACAACGGCAGTTGTGGGTGGGTTAGGGGCAGCTGCCGTCGCCGTTCCTTTTATAAAATCATGGAATCCGAGTGCTAAAGCAAAAGCTGCTGGTGCACCGGTGGAAGTGGATATCAGTAAAATCGAACCGGGCCAATTGGTTCGTGTTGAGTGGCAGGGTAAACCTGTATGGATTGTACGCCGTACTCAGCAAGTGATAGATAACCTCAAAACTATCGACGATAAACTTCGTGATCCTAAGTCTGAAATGGAGCAGCAACCTGCTTACGCTCAGAATGAGTACCGCTCAATTAAGCCGGAGTTCTTTGTTGCAGTTGGTTTCTGTACTCACTTAGGCTGTTCACCTAGCTACCTGCCTGATTCTTTCTCAGAGCAAGTTCAGGGTGTGAAATCTGGCTTCTTCTGTCCATGTCATGGCTCTAAGTTTGATATGGCTGGCCGAGTGTTCCAGGGTGTTCCTGCGCCGTTGAACCTTGTGATTCCTAAGCACATGTATCTGAGTGACACGAAGCTCATAGTTGGTGTTGATGAGGGGGATGCATAA
- a CDS encoding cytochrome b has translation MQAMLDWVEKRIPAMNAYKKHLSEYPMPKNFNFWYLFGSLAMLVLVNQILTGIWLTMNYVPSGEGAFASIEYIMRDVEYGWLLRYMHSTGASAFFVVVYLHMFRGLIYGSYQKPRELLWIFGMLIFLVLMAEAFMGYLLPWGQMSYWGAQVIISLFGAIPVIGDDLTLWIRGDYIISGATLNRFFALHVIALPIVLLLLIVLHVLALHEVGSNNPDGIETKLPKGTMGDDYQTQFKFHDYYSKKYDIIDSIPFHPYGTVKDLVGVAGFLFFFCYVLFFNPEMGGYFLEPPNFEAANPLKTPAHIAPVWYFTPFYAILRAVPDKLLGVILMGASIAVLFVLPWLDRCKVRSYRYRSKLHLLNIIQFTISFIALGILGALPATPTYTLLAQIFSLGYFMFFVLLFFYSKNEATKPLPERVTFK, from the coding sequence ATGCAAGCAATGTTAGACTGGGTAGAAAAACGTATTCCAGCCATGAATGCTTATAAAAAGCATTTATCTGAATACCCAATGCCGAAGAACTTCAACTTTTGGTACCTTTTTGGTTCTCTGGCTATGTTGGTTCTTGTCAACCAAATCCTAACGGGTATTTGGTTAACGATGAACTACGTTCCTTCTGGCGAAGGTGCATTTGCTTCTATCGAATACATCATGCGTGATGTTGAGTACGGTTGGTTGTTGCGATACATGCACTCTACCGGTGCTTCAGCATTCTTCGTGGTTGTATACCTACACATGTTCCGTGGTCTGATCTACGGTTCGTACCAAAAGCCTCGTGAACTACTGTGGATCTTCGGTATGTTGATCTTCTTGGTTCTTATGGCTGAAGCTTTCATGGGTTACCTATTACCATGGGGTCAGATGTCATACTGGGGTGCACAGGTAATCATTTCTCTATTTGGTGCGATTCCTGTTATTGGCGATGATCTAACTCTTTGGATCCGTGGTGACTACATCATCTCTGGTGCAACGTTGAACCGTTTCTTCGCGCTTCACGTTATTGCGTTACCAATCGTACTGCTACTGCTTATCGTACTTCACGTATTGGCACTGCACGAAGTTGGCTCAAACAACCCTGACGGTATCGAGACTAAACTACCGAAAGGCACTATGGGCGATGATTACCAAACGCAATTCAAGTTCCACGATTACTACTCGAAGAAATACGACATCATCGACTCTATTCCGTTCCACCCTTACGGTACGGTAAAAGATTTGGTGGGTGTAGCTGGTTTCTTGTTCTTCTTCTGTTACGTGTTGTTCTTCAACCCAGAAATGGGTGGTTACTTCCTTGAGCCGCCTAACTTTGAAGCAGCGAACCCGCTTAAGACACCTGCGCACATCGCGCCTGTATGGTACTTCACACCGTTCTATGCAATCTTGCGTGCGGTTCCAGACAAGCTGTTGGGCGTAATCCTGATGGGTGCTTCGATTGCAGTTCTGTTTGTACTACCGTGGTTAGACCGTTGTAAAGTGCGTTCTTACCGTTACCGTAGCAAACTTCATCTGTTGAATATTATCCAATTCACTATCAGCTTCATTGCGCTAGGTATTTTGGGTGCGTTACCAGCAACGCCAACATACACACTACTAGCACAAATCTTTAGTTTGGGTTACTTCATGTTCTTTGTACTGCTGTTCTTCTACAGCAAAAATGAAGCAACTAAACCATTACCAGAGAGGGTGACATTCAAATGA
- a CDS encoding cytochrome c1, translating to MKKWIVILFAMLPSLAMAAGASVPLDKAHVDLSDKASLQNGAKLFMNYCFGCHSTQYQRYERVATDLEIPTDLMKENLIFNPEAKIGDLMVNSMPPKQAANWFGAPPPDLTLVARVRGADWLYTYLRSFYVDPSRPFGVNNIVFPSVGMPHVLEELQGIPTPVYETHHVDGEEVKVVIGTETDGTGELSTGEYDKAVGDLVNFLVYSGDPVQLERHAIGWWVMGFLVILTIIVVLLKKEYWRDVH from the coding sequence ATGAAGAAGTGGATTGTAATTCTATTTGCTATGTTGCCATCTCTAGCGATGGCAGCGGGGGCCAGTGTGCCGCTTGATAAAGCACACGTGGACCTGTCGGATAAAGCTTCGCTGCAAAACGGCGCGAAGTTATTCATGAACTACTGTTTCGGCTGTCACTCTACGCAGTACCAGCGTTATGAGCGTGTCGCAACAGATTTGGAAATTCCAACAGACTTAATGAAAGAGAACCTGATTTTCAATCCAGAAGCGAAAATCGGTGATCTGATGGTTAACTCTATGCCACCTAAGCAAGCGGCAAACTGGTTTGGTGCTCCACCGCCAGATTTGACGCTGGTTGCTCGAGTTCGTGGTGCGGATTGGTTATACACTTACTTACGTTCGTTCTATGTGGATCCATCACGTCCGTTTGGCGTAAACAACATTGTATTCCCAAGTGTTGGTATGCCACATGTTCTCGAAGAGCTGCAAGGTATCCCAACACCAGTCTACGAGACTCACCACGTTGATGGTGAAGAAGTTAAAGTTGTTATTGGTACTGAAACGGATGGTACTGGCGAACTAAGCACAGGCGAATACGACAAAGCTGTGGGTGATCTGGTTAACTTCCTGGTTTACTCTGGTGACCCGGTACAACTAGAGCGTCACGCAATTGGTTGGTGGGTGATGGGCTTCTTAGTCATCCTGACTATCATCGTTGTGTTGCTTAAGAAAGAGTATTGGCGTGATGTGCATTAA
- the sspA gene encoding stringent starvation protein SspA codes for MAVAANKRSVMTLFSSASDLYSHQVRIVLAEKGVSVEVELVDEANLPAELIELNPYKSVPTLVDRELALYDSKIIMEYLDERFPHPPLMPVYPVARGNSRLMMYRIERNWYSLAEKVMKGNAEESEKARTKLRNDLLTLAPIFAEYEYFMSEEFSLIDCYLAPLLWRLPQLGIELVGPGSKEIKVYMNRVFERDSFLASLTEAEREMRLVR; via the coding sequence ATGGCTGTAGCTGCCAATAAACGTTCTGTGATGACTCTTTTCTCAAGTGCATCAGATTTGTATAGCCATCAGGTTCGCATTGTACTGGCTGAAAAAGGTGTAAGTGTTGAAGTTGAGCTTGTTGATGAAGCTAACCTTCCTGCTGAACTTATCGAGCTAAACCCATATAAATCAGTGCCAACTCTTGTGGATCGTGAGCTTGCGCTTTACGATTCAAAAATTATCATGGAGTACTTGGACGAGCGTTTTCCTCATCCACCTCTAATGCCGGTTTACCCTGTTGCCCGTGGTAACAGCCGTTTGATGATGTACCGTATCGAACGTAATTGGTACTCACTAGCTGAAAAAGTAATGAAAGGTAACGCTGAAGAATCGGAAAAAGCGCGTACGAAACTTCGTAACGATCTTCTGACTCTAGCGCCAATCTTTGCTGAATATGAGTACTTCATGAGTGAAGAATTCAGCTTGATCGATTGTTACTTGGCACCATTGTTGTGGCGTTTACCTCAACTTGGTATTGAGCTTGTTGGTCCTGGCTCTAAAGAGATCAAGGTTTACATGAACCGCGTATTTGAACGTGATTCATTCCTTGCTTCTTTGACTGAAGCTGAACGTGAAATGCGTCTAGTTCGTTAA
- the sspB gene encoding ClpXP protease specificity-enhancing factor has protein sequence MDIAKMTARRPYMLRAFYDWLVDNDLTPHLVVDATMPGVRVPVEFIQDGQIILNIAPRAVGNLELGNDAITFHARFSGRPHSVIVPVYAVQAIYARENGAGTMFEPEEAYTNIEEETMEEEQSPSFTTVSDDAQVADSESGDSESEAPRPKGKPSLRVIK, from the coding sequence ATGGATATTGCAAAAATGACTGCCCGCCGCCCGTATATGCTTCGAGCATTTTATGATTGGCTGGTAGACAATGACTTAACTCCTCATTTGGTTGTTGATGCAACCATGCCAGGTGTACGTGTACCTGTTGAGTTTATTCAAGATGGTCAGATTATCCTGAATATTGCCCCTCGTGCCGTTGGTAATCTTGAGTTGGGCAATGATGCGATTACTTTCCATGCTCGTTTTAGCGGTCGTCCGCACTCAGTAATTGTGCCTGTTTATGCGGTTCAAGCTATCTACGCACGTGAAAATGGTGCAGGTACGATGTTTGAACCTGAAGAGGCTTATACCAATATCGAAGAAGAAACGATGGAAGAAGAGCAATCTCCGTCGTTTACTACGGTTAGTGATGACGCTCAAGTTGCGGACTCGGAATCAGGTGACAGCGAAAGTGAAGCACCTCGTCCGAAAGGCAAACCAAGCTTAAGAGTTATTAAATAA
- a CDS encoding BON domain-containing protein — MLRSLILLLTVFNLSGCAGLFIAGAATTANIVTDTRTTKQIWQDNNIEFEVAAIGNKQPFKGQARVFASSYNGTVVLMGQAPTQDLISDLEKRTRAVTGVKVIHNQMKQKEPLTVTQISNDSWITTKVKSSLLTDEQLNAVKVKVITEDSEVFLFGYVTEAQSQRAIEIARNVSGVKQVINGFQYGKTEPVEVDLPNSGTQPIQSDTDEDNEENVEVFTITQ; from the coding sequence ATGCTACGTAGCCTCATCCTTTTACTTACCGTGTTTAATCTCAGTGGTTGTGCGGGTTTGTTCATTGCTGGCGCCGCAACGACAGCCAATATCGTCACGGACACCCGTACTACCAAACAGATCTGGCAAGATAACAACATTGAGTTTGAAGTCGCCGCCATTGGTAATAAACAGCCATTCAAAGGCCAGGCTCGTGTTTTTGCCAGCTCATACAATGGTACCGTGGTGCTGATGGGTCAGGCTCCAACTCAGGACTTAATCAGTGATCTTGAGAAAAGAACTCGTGCAGTCACCGGCGTGAAAGTGATTCACAACCAAATGAAGCAAAAAGAGCCGCTGACAGTAACTCAAATCAGCAATGACAGCTGGATCACCACGAAAGTAAAATCCTCACTGCTTACTGATGAGCAGCTTAATGCTGTTAAAGTGAAAGTGATTACTGAAGATAGTGAAGTTTTTCTGTTTGGCTATGTAACAGAAGCACAGAGTCAGAGAGCAATAGAAATCGCACGTAACGTCTCTGGTGTAAAGCAAGTCATTAATGGGTTCCAGTACGGAAAGACAGAGCCCGTTGAAGTTGACTTACCGAATAGTGGTACACAGCCAATTCAAAGTGACACAGACGAAGATAACGAAGAAAATGTTGAAGTGTTCACGATAACTCAGTGA
- a CDS encoding phosphoheptose isomerase codes for MLDSIKDSFTESIQIQIAAAEALPDAITHAAQAMVSSLLNGNKILCCGNGGSAANSQQFVSCLLNRFETERPSLPAMALTADNTTLTAVANDYHYQEIFSKQVRAFGQPGDILLALSTSGNSKNIIKAMEAAVTRDMTIIALTGKDGGEMAGLLGENDVEIRIPSHRTARIHEVHMVTLHCLCDLIDQVLFPAHEE; via the coding sequence ATGCTAGATAGCATTAAAGACAGCTTTACAGAAAGTATTCAAATTCAAATTGCAGCTGCTGAAGCACTGCCAGACGCTATTACTCATGCGGCTCAAGCCATGGTTTCGAGTTTGCTTAATGGTAATAAAATCCTATGTTGTGGGAACGGTGGAAGTGCCGCAAATTCACAACAGTTTGTCTCTTGCCTTTTAAATCGCTTTGAGACAGAACGTCCAAGCCTGCCAGCGATGGCGCTGACCGCTGATAATACTACCCTTACAGCCGTTGCTAACGACTACCATTATCAGGAAATCTTCTCTAAGCAGGTCCGAGCGTTTGGCCAACCGGGTGATATTCTTCTGGCGCTGTCGACCAGCGGTAATAGCAAGAACATTATCAAAGCAATGGAAGCGGCGGTAACACGCGACATGACCATTATTGCTCTGACAGGCAAAGACGGCGGTGAAATGGCGGGGTTACTGGGTGAAAATGACGTCGAGATTCGAATTCCGTCTCATCGTACGGCACGCATTCATGAGGTTCACATGGTGACCTTACATTGCTTATGTGACCTTATAGACCAAGTACTTTTCCCTGCTCACGAAGAATAA
- a CDS encoding YraN family protein, translating to MGLFSKRQIGNQYETLAKQYLLRQGLRFVEQNFLTKVGEIDLIFQQGETIVFVEVKYRNNDRFGSAAEMVTHAKMRKLIKTANIWLSRQKQSIHTIDYRFDVIAIHDSGRDINWIQNAISEG from the coding sequence GTGGGGCTCTTCAGTAAACGTCAGATAGGTAATCAATATGAAACCCTGGCCAAGCAATACTTGCTTCGCCAGGGTTTACGCTTTGTCGAGCAAAATTTTCTGACAAAAGTTGGCGAAATTGATTTAATCTTCCAACAAGGTGAAACTATCGTCTTCGTCGAAGTCAAATATCGCAACAACGATCGTTTTGGCTCGGCAGCGGAAATGGTCACTCACGCCAAAATGCGTAAGCTGATAAAAACCGCCAACATTTGGCTAAGCCGCCAAAAACAGTCCATACATACAATCGATTACCGGTTCGATGTTATCGCCATTCATGACAGTGGCCGAGATATTAACTGGATACAAAACGCAATATCTGAAGGATAA
- a CDS encoding penicillin-binding protein activator → MINHKRLSVPRILTPVALAITLAACSSGPRQPDGVDVTLEPTQSVQSYMIQADSSEGSVQNDWLIMAAKAAIQANQFDQADLLITRLSRQQLSEVQQAEWQLARATIQQKQGNYSQLLQLLNFKPWWKLPNDQWKDYYALRADAYQSLNQSFEANRELVMLGHYSSSPEQREISSRIWMNFGSYSEAELSSLSTAPNEEVLSGWLQLAIYSKAMSGNLSQLRNTLDRWLTENPSHPAAVYTPEEIQNILSLNIVKPNNTALLLPLTGKFAPQAQLIREGFMFAMMNDENRDESTSLTVIDTHAYTPEQIKQRLINENIDFVVGPLQKENVELLQTSMDGSAAGPTIPALALNIPEEIQPGSNICYLALSPEQEVAQAAKYLFNQGYNFPLILAPKGSYGERVVEAFNEEWNKYSSNKVATSYFGDKRQLQKDINDVFGLQESKQRIAQMQSLMKIKLETQPRSRRDVDAVYIVARSSELTLIKPFIEVAINPDAKPPQIFSNSRSNSGGATYDDLTGIIYSDIPLLIDPDPTVAAEMKELWAEQSNMEVRLKALGMDAYKLIGELPQMKLVPGLSIRGQTGVLSLDNNCVVQRELSWTERGALQ, encoded by the coding sequence ATGATTAACCATAAGAGACTCAGTGTACCACGCATACTCACTCCTGTTGCACTAGCAATTACACTCGCCGCCTGTTCTTCAGGTCCGAGACAACCTGATGGTGTAGATGTCACACTGGAGCCTACCCAGTCAGTGCAGAGCTACATGATTCAAGCTGACAGTTCGGAAGGCAGCGTGCAAAACGACTGGTTGATCATGGCAGCCAAAGCCGCAATTCAAGCCAACCAATTTGATCAGGCTGACCTGCTGATCACGCGACTTTCTCGCCAACAGTTGTCAGAAGTGCAACAGGCAGAGTGGCAACTGGCGCGAGCGACCATACAGCAAAAGCAAGGCAATTACTCTCAGTTACTTCAACTACTGAACTTTAAGCCTTGGTGGAAACTACCAAACGACCAATGGAAGGATTACTACGCGTTACGTGCAGACGCTTACCAAAGCCTGAACCAGTCATTTGAAGCAAACCGTGAACTGGTCATGCTAGGTCATTACTCTTCGTCTCCTGAGCAACGTGAGATTTCCAGCCGTATTTGGATGAACTTCGGTAGTTACTCAGAAGCAGAATTGTCGTCGCTAAGCACCGCTCCAAACGAAGAAGTTTTGAGTGGCTGGTTGCAACTGGCGATTTACTCTAAAGCCATGTCGGGTAACCTTTCTCAGCTAAGAAATACTCTGGATCGTTGGTTAACGGAAAACCCTTCACACCCGGCTGCGGTTTACACGCCTGAAGAAATTCAAAATATTCTGTCTCTCAACATTGTTAAGCCAAATAATACTGCGTTACTACTGCCGCTGACGGGGAAATTTGCGCCTCAAGCACAGCTGATCCGTGAAGGCTTCATGTTTGCGATGATGAATGATGAGAATCGTGACGAGAGCACAAGCTTAACCGTTATCGATACGCACGCGTACACTCCCGAGCAAATCAAGCAGCGCCTAATCAACGAGAATATTGATTTTGTTGTCGGTCCTCTGCAAAAAGAAAATGTGGAACTACTGCAAACTTCAATGGATGGCTCTGCAGCTGGCCCGACGATTCCAGCCCTAGCTTTGAACATTCCTGAAGAAATCCAACCGGGCAGTAATATCTGCTATCTGGCACTTTCTCCAGAGCAAGAAGTGGCTCAAGCAGCTAAATACCTGTTCAATCAAGGCTACAATTTCCCGCTAATTCTTGCGCCTAAAGGCAGTTACGGCGAGCGAGTAGTTGAAGCGTTTAATGAAGAGTGGAATAAATACAGCTCAAACAAAGTCGCAACCAGCTACTTTGGTGATAAACGCCAGCTGCAAAAAGACATCAATGACGTATTCGGCCTGCAGGAAAGTAAACAGCGTATCGCTCAGATGCAATCGCTGATGAAAATTAAACTTGAAACTCAGCCACGTAGCCGCCGCGACGTAGATGCGGTTTACATTGTAGCAAGAAGTTCAGAGCTGACTTTGATTAAACCATTTATCGAAGTCGCGATTAACCCGGACGCCAAGCCACCACAAATCTTCTCTAACTCTCGTAGTAATAGCGGTGGCGCAACGTACGATGATTTGACTGGCATTATTTACAGCGACATCCCGCTATTGATTGACCCAGATCCGACGGTTGCAGCTGAAATGAAAGAGCTGTGGGCAGAACAATCCAATATGGAAGTTCGCCTAAAAGCACTCGGAATGGATGCCTACAAGTTGATTGGCGAACTGCCTCAGATGAAGCTTGTTCCGGGGCTATCGATACGCGGTCAGACAGGTGTGTTGAGCCTCGACAACAACTGTGTTGTACAACGTGAGCTAAGTTGGACCGAGCGTGGGGCTCTTCAGTAA
- the rsmI gene encoding 16S rRNA (cytidine(1402)-2'-O)-methyltransferase — protein sequence MTDKNNLPNEGPTLFIVPTPIGNLADITQRAIEVLSNVDIIAAEDTRHTGKLLSHFNIQTKTFALHDHNEQQKAQVLVEKLLSGQSIALVSDAGTPLISDPGYHLVTKCRQAGVRVVPLPGACAVITALSASGLPSDRFSFEGFLPPKSKGRKDKFLEIASVERTCIFYESPHRILDSLQDMLDVLGPEREVVLARELTKTFETIQGMPLGELIEWVKSDDNQQRGEMVLLIHGHRETADDSLPDDALRTLGILTKELPLKKAAALVAEIHNLKKNALYKWGLENLD from the coding sequence ATGACAGATAAAAATAATTTGCCGAATGAGGGGCCAACTCTCTTTATCGTACCGACTCCAATCGGAAATTTAGCAGATATCACCCAACGTGCTATCGAAGTTCTGTCGAATGTGGACATCATTGCTGCTGAGGATACCCGACATACGGGTAAATTACTGTCTCACTTCAATATTCAAACCAAAACTTTTGCGTTGCATGATCACAACGAACAGCAAAAAGCACAGGTTTTGGTAGAAAAGCTACTTTCAGGCCAGTCCATCGCTCTGGTTTCTGACGCGGGTACACCTTTAATCAGCGATCCAGGATACCATCTGGTGACAAAATGTCGTCAAGCGGGCGTAAGAGTTGTGCCTCTTCCTGGTGCGTGCGCGGTTATTACGGCGTTAAGTGCTTCTGGTTTGCCGTCTGACCGCTTCAGTTTTGAAGGGTTTCTACCGCCTAAAAGCAAAGGACGTAAAGACAAGTTCTTAGAAATCGCATCGGTAGAACGCACCTGTATCTTTTATGAGTCGCCACATCGCATTTTAGACTCTCTACAAGATATGTTAGACGTTCTTGGCCCTGAACGAGAAGTAGTTTTGGCGCGAGAGTTGACCAAAACGTTTGAAACTATTCAAGGTATGCCGCTTGGAGAGTTAATCGAGTGGGTGAAAAGCGACGATAACCAACAGCGCGGAGAAATGGTGTTATTGATTCATGGCCATCGTGAAACTGCGGATGACTCTTTGCCTGATGACGCGTTGCGCACACTGGGTATTTTGACCAAAGAGTTGCCACTCAAAAAGGCGGCAGCGTTGGTGGCAGAAATCCATAACCTTAAAAAGAATGCTCTGTATAAGTGGGGTTTAGAAAATCTGGATTAG
- the rsmH gene encoding 16S rRNA (cytosine(1402)-N(4))-methyltransferase RsmH: MTETFQHISVLLNESIDGLAIKPDGIYIDGTFGRGGHSRTILSKLGENGRLYSIDRDPQAIAEAGKIDDPRFTIIHGPFSGMAEYAQDYDLVGKVDGVLLDLGVSSPQLDDAERGFSFMKDGPLDMRMDPTTGIPVSQWLMEADLDDITWVIREFGEDKHARRIARAIVEYRENEENEPMVRTGQLAKLISEAAPKSFKEKKHPATRAFQAFRIYINSELEEIDTALKGAASILAPQGRLSVISFHSLEDRMVKRFIRKESKGPEVPHGIPLTEAQIKELGSANMKPIGKAIKPSKQEIDINPRSRSSVLRIAEKL; this comes from the coding sequence ATGACCGAAACCTTTCAACATATTTCCGTGTTATTAAATGAATCCATTGATGGCCTGGCTATCAAACCTGACGGTATCTATATCGATGGAACATTTGGCCGAGGCGGTCACAGCCGTACGATTTTATCTAAGCTAGGTGAAAACGGCCGACTTTACAGTATTGACCGCGACCCACAGGCAATCGCAGAAGCGGGTAAGATTGACGATCCTCGTTTTACCATTATTCATGGTCCATTCTCTGGCATGGCTGAATACGCACAAGACTACGATCTGGTTGGCAAAGTAGACGGTGTATTGCTAGATCTTGGCGTATCTTCTCCTCAACTAGATGACGCTGAGCGTGGTTTTAGCTTTATGAAAGATGGCCCACTGGACATGCGTATGGATCCAACCACGGGCATTCCGGTATCTCAGTGGCTAATGGAAGCGGATTTGGATGACATCACTTGGGTTATTCGCGAATTTGGTGAAGACAAACACGCCCGTCGTATTGCGCGCGCGATTGTGGAATACCGTGAAAACGAAGAAAACGAGCCAATGGTTCGTACAGGCCAGTTGGCGAAGCTAATTTCAGAAGCTGCGCCAAAAAGCTTTAAAGAGAAAAAACACCCTGCGACACGTGCATTTCAGGCATTCCGTATTTACATCAACAGTGAGTTAGAAGAGATCGATACCGCGCTAAAAGGGGCGGCAAGTATTCTTGCTCCACAAGGGCGTCTGTCTGTAATCAGCTTCCATTCATTGGAAGACCGCATGGTTAAGCGCTTTATTCGCAAAGAGAGCAAAGGGCCGGAAGTCCCGCATGGTATTCCACTAACCGAAGCTCAAATCAAAGAGCTGGGCAGTGCGAACATGAAACCCATTGGCAAAGCGATTAAGCCAAGTAAACAAGAAATTGACATAAACCCTCGTTCACGCAGTTCAGTGTTAAGAATTGCTGAAAAGCTTTAA
- the ftsL gene encoding cell division protein FtsL, translating into MTKSTPNLAKLIATDLFTVGRWPLLLLLLILASAMGVVFATHHARQAITEKDHTLVERERLDSEWRNLMLEETALAEHSRVQDLAKKELEMKRPDGDKEVVITLK; encoded by the coding sequence ATGACGAAATCCACTCCTAACCTTGCTAAGTTGATTGCCACGGACTTATTCACAGTTGGTCGTTGGCCATTATTGTTGTTGCTTCTTATTCTGGCATCAGCAATGGGAGTGGTGTTTGCTACCCACCATGCGCGTCAAGCGATCACCGAAAAAGACCATACTCTGGTTGAGCGAGAGCGACTAGACAGCGAATGGCGCAACCTGATGTTGGAAGAAACCGCCCTGGCAGAACACAGTCGAGTTCAAGACCTTGCAAAAAAGGAGCTTGAAATGAAACGACCTGATGGCGATAAAGAAGTGGTTATCACACTAAAATGA